Proteins encoded in a region of the Pseudomonas shahriarae genome:
- a CDS encoding FecR domain-containing protein yields MNPSGKLSHASLQQAAQWYVRLQDPQDGSQAQQHWQTWLGQNPEHQAAWRYVERVSQRFAPLTDEPIGAGRALRSTRRQTLKTLLVLCAGSTLAWGTWRGTALPRVISGWSADYATASGEIRDALLADGTHIWLNALSAMDVRFDAQQRLLHLRFGEVLIDTAKDLQRPFLVDTAHGHLRALGTRFSVLHSEDSTTLNVFDGRVEVRTADGQQVRIIESGQQAVFGRHTIRSTVPASATREAWSRGVLLADNLPLGQLIGELNRYRPGHLGCDPAVAHLPVMGSFPLKDSEHALRLLKAALPIQVDRVLPWWVSVGPKTHAT; encoded by the coding sequence ATGAACCCCAGCGGAAAACTCAGCCACGCCAGCCTGCAGCAGGCAGCCCAATGGTATGTGCGCCTACAGGACCCGCAAGACGGCAGCCAGGCACAACAGCATTGGCAGACATGGCTGGGGCAGAACCCCGAGCATCAGGCTGCCTGGCGCTATGTCGAGCGCGTCAGCCAACGCTTCGCGCCCTTGACCGACGAGCCCATCGGCGCCGGCCGCGCCCTGCGCAGCACGCGGCGGCAAACCCTCAAGACATTATTGGTACTGTGCGCCGGTTCGACCTTGGCCTGGGGTACCTGGCGCGGCACTGCCCTGCCCCGGGTGATCAGCGGCTGGAGCGCCGACTACGCCACGGCCAGCGGCGAGATCCGCGACGCATTGCTCGCCGACGGCACACATATCTGGCTCAACGCCCTGAGCGCCATGGATGTACGCTTCGATGCGCAGCAGCGCCTGCTGCACCTGCGTTTTGGCGAAGTGTTGATCGACACCGCCAAGGACCTCCAGCGCCCGTTCCTGGTCGACACCGCGCACGGCCACCTGCGTGCCTTGGGTACGCGCTTCAGTGTGCTGCACAGCGAAGACAGCACCACCCTGAATGTCTTCGACGGCCGGGTAGAAGTGCGCACCGCCGACGGCCAGCAGGTACGCATTATCGAGTCCGGACAACAGGCGGTGTTCGGTCGGCACACGATCCGCAGCACAGTGCCCGCATCCGCCACCCGCGAGGCCTGGAGCCGCGGCGTGCTATTGGCCGACAACCTGCCCCTGGGCCAATTGATCGGTGAACTGAACCGCTACCGGCCCGGCCACCTCGGTTGTGATCCGGCCGTGGCCCATCTGCCAGTGATGGGCTCGTTCCCGCTCAAGGACAGCGAGCATGCGTTGCGGCTGCTGAAGGCGGCATTGCCGATCCAGGTGGACAGAGTGCTGCCGTGGTGGGTCAGCGTGGGGCCCAAAACACACGCTACCTAA
- a CDS encoding TonB-dependent siderophore receptor codes for MSQPTAFTLRPLALAITATLLCLGPLNVQAVETPSTQETTRSYNIGAGSLVSVLNRFAEQSGVFIAGHNSLAAGKTSPGLSGSYTPAAGLQRLLQGSGLQAQPQGDNGYVLELVPLNTGELELGATTISGVALGATTEDSHSYTTGSMASATGLPLSIRETPQSVTVITRQQMDDQGSNNIADTLRRAPGVSVQNYDSERWEFSSRGLPITNFQYDGVNSTYDGVYDYGTTSTDMAVYDHLEIIKGSSGLMSGSGDPSATVNLIRKKPTKDFKASVTGTVGSWDNYRTEGDISGPLTESGNVRGRFVGVYQDRSSYLDHYQHTKDIAYGILEADLTPDTLLTFGIDQQDTRSRGASWTGFPMYFSNGNRTNFSRSFNPAADWSRRDFQNQTIFASVQQKLANDWSLKVSLDRKRSQHDTLLASASGGNPDQVTGEGMYMFMGKYKGDQVQNTLDVNLSGPFSLLGREHELIMGFMATRSKQDVPVYGSIYPPVGGSIYDWRGEYAKPDIPRSGQNDIVQRQTGAYLATRLKPTDDLSVILGTRVSNFSNTDTTDFYAATSTDARTSYKQTGVVTPYAGVVYDLNDIWSVYSSYTKIYRPQNSKDADRKLLDAIEGDTYEAGLKAAFFDGRLNASFAAFRIEQDNVAQYVSGFESDSIYRPIAGATTKGFEVELAGEVLDGWNVSAGYTYQHTRDANDDYVYSSVLQTTTPQQVVRLFNTYRLPGALDKVTLGAGVNWQSEFFGNVFQPNPNDTVNFGQYARITQDSYYLVDLMARYRFNEHLSATLNVKNALDKKYYTGLGNFGTGFYGEPRSLQLATRWDF; via the coding sequence ATGTCGCAACCCACTGCTTTCACGCTGCGCCCCCTGGCGCTGGCCATCACCGCGACCCTGCTCTGCCTGGGCCCGCTCAATGTGCAGGCGGTGGAAACGCCGTCGACCCAGGAAACCACGCGCAGCTACAACATTGGCGCCGGGTCGCTGGTCAGCGTGCTGAATCGCTTTGCCGAGCAGTCCGGGGTGTTTATCGCCGGCCACAACAGCCTGGCAGCCGGGAAGACCAGCCCTGGACTCAGTGGCAGCTACACCCCCGCAGCCGGCTTGCAGCGTTTGTTGCAAGGCAGCGGTTTGCAGGCCCAGCCCCAGGGCGACAATGGCTATGTGCTGGAGCTGGTGCCGCTCAATACCGGCGAGCTGGAGCTGGGTGCCACCACCATTTCCGGCGTGGCCCTGGGCGCCACCACCGAAGACAGTCATTCCTACACCACCGGCTCGATGGCCTCGGCCACCGGCCTGCCGCTGTCGATCCGCGAGACGCCGCAGTCGGTCACCGTGATCACCCGCCAGCAGATGGATGACCAGGGTTCCAACAACATCGCCGACACCCTGCGCCGCGCCCCTGGCGTCAGCGTGCAGAACTACGACAGCGAGCGCTGGGAGTTCTCCAGCCGTGGCCTGCCGATCACCAATTTCCAGTACGACGGCGTCAACTCCACCTATGACGGCGTGTATGACTACGGCACCACCAGCACCGACATGGCGGTGTACGACCACCTGGAAATCATCAAGGGCTCATCGGGCCTGATGAGCGGTTCGGGCGACCCGTCGGCCACGGTCAACCTGATCCGTAAAAAGCCCACCAAGGACTTCAAGGCCTCGGTTACCGGCACCGTGGGCTCCTGGGACAACTACCGCACCGAAGGCGATATCTCCGGGCCGCTGACCGAGTCGGGCAATGTGCGCGGGCGTTTTGTCGGGGTTTATCAGGATCGCTCGTCGTACCTGGACCACTACCAGCACACCAAGGACATTGCCTACGGCATCCTCGAAGCCGATCTGACTCCCGACACCCTGCTGACCTTCGGTATCGACCAGCAGGACACCCGCTCCCGTGGCGCCAGCTGGACCGGTTTCCCGATGTATTTCAGCAATGGCAATCGCACGAATTTCTCGCGCTCGTTCAACCCCGCCGCCGACTGGAGCCGCCGCGACTTCCAGAACCAGACGATCTTCGCCTCGGTCCAGCAAAAGCTGGCCAACGACTGGTCGCTCAAAGTCAGCCTGGACCGCAAGCGCAGCCAGCACGACACCTTGCTCGCCTCCGCCAGTGGCGGCAACCCGGACCAGGTCACTGGTGAGGGCATGTATATGTTCATGGGCAAGTACAAGGGCGACCAGGTGCAGAACACCCTCGACGTCAACCTCAGCGGCCCGTTCAGCCTGTTGGGTCGCGAGCACGAGTTGATCATGGGCTTTATGGCAACACGCTCGAAACAGGACGTGCCGGTCTACGGTTCGATCTACCCGCCGGTGGGCGGCAGCATTTATGACTGGCGTGGTGAGTACGCCAAGCCGGATATCCCGCGCAGCGGCCAGAACGATATTGTGCAACGCCAAACCGGCGCCTACCTGGCGACCCGCCTCAAGCCTACCGATGACCTGTCGGTGATCCTGGGTACCCGCGTCAGCAATTTCAGCAACACCGACACCACCGACTTCTACGCTGCGACGAGTACCGACGCCCGCACCAGCTACAAGCAAACCGGGGTGGTGACGCCCTACGCCGGGGTGGTCTATGACCTCAACGACATCTGGTCGGTGTACAGCAGCTACACCAAGATCTACCGCCCGCAAAACAGCAAGGATGCCGACCGCAAATTGCTCGACGCGATTGAGGGCGACACTTACGAAGCCGGGCTCAAGGCGGCCTTTTTCGACGGCCGCCTGAACGCCAGCTTCGCCGCGTTCCGCATCGAACAGGACAATGTCGCGCAATACGTCTCGGGCTTTGAAAGCGACTCGATCTATCGCCCGATTGCCGGCGCCACCACCAAGGGCTTTGAGGTGGAACTGGCCGGCGAAGTGCTGGACGGCTGGAATGTCTCGGCCGGCTACACCTACCAGCACACCCGCGATGCCAACGACGATTACGTCTACAGCTCGGTGCTGCAAACCACCACGCCGCAACAAGTGGTGCGCCTGTTCAACACCTATCGCCTGCCGGGCGCGCTGGACAAGGTGACCCTCGGCGCCGGGGTCAACTGGCAGAGCGAGTTCTTCGGCAATGTGTTCCAGCCCAACCCGAATGACACGGTCAACTTTGGCCAATACGCGCGCATCACCCAGGACAGCTACTACCTGGTGGACCTGATGGCACGCTATCGCTTCAACGAGCACTTGAGCGCCACGTTGAACGTGAAAAATGCCCTGGATAAAAAGTACTACACCGGCCTGGGCAACTTCGGCACCGGGTTCTACGGCGAGCCGCGCAGCCTGCAACTGGCGACGCGCTGGGACTTCTAA
- a CDS encoding helix-turn-helix transcriptional regulator, translated as MALPDLAAPRFWRDASLPFIEARTIEDGRKVCYTRHAHDHFSIGAITAGQSLYLHGPDTFHIRAGTVVLMNPGDVHACNPIDDQPWSYHMLYIDTPWLTDLQHQLGFASDLGFRRFDATHTDDPLLFAGLLELYTVLVDEHTEHLQKHSAVVSFFTEVQLRLNPAAEPVREVNHKLEHAAEYIRAHCTEALKLEAICQAAQLSPSYLIRAFKQAYGMTPHAFLINQRVQFARNQLRSGHLIADVALAAGFADQAHLQRTFKQHLAATPGQYRG; from the coding sequence ATGGCGCTGCCCGACCTCGCCGCCCCACGCTTCTGGCGTGATGCCAGCCTGCCGTTTATCGAGGCGCGTACCATCGAGGATGGGCGCAAGGTCTGCTACACCCGGCATGCCCACGACCACTTCTCGATTGGCGCGATCACCGCCGGGCAAAGCCTGTATCTCCATGGCCCGGACACCTTCCACATCCGCGCCGGCACTGTGGTGCTGATGAACCCGGGCGATGTGCATGCCTGCAACCCCATCGACGACCAACCCTGGTCGTATCACATGCTCTACATCGACACGCCCTGGCTGACCGATCTGCAACACCAGTTGGGGTTTGCCAGTGACTTGGGCTTTCGCCGCTTCGACGCGACCCATACCGACGACCCGCTGCTGTTTGCCGGCCTGTTGGAGCTGTACACCGTGCTGGTCGACGAGCACACCGAACACCTGCAGAAACACAGCGCCGTGGTGAGTTTTTTCACTGAGGTGCAACTGCGCCTGAACCCGGCTGCCGAGCCTGTACGCGAGGTCAATCACAAGCTGGAACACGCCGCCGAGTACATCCGCGCGCATTGCACCGAGGCGCTGAAGCTGGAAGCAATCTGCCAGGCAGCGCAGCTGTCGCCGTCGTACCTGATCCGCGCGTTCAAGCAGGCTTACGGCATGACGCCCCATGCGTTCCTGATCAACCAGCGCGTCCAGTTCGCCCGCAACCAGTTGCGTAGCGGCCACCTGATTGCCGATGTGGCACTGGCCGCCGGTTTTGCCGACCAGGCGCATCTGCAACGCACGTTCAAGCAACACCTGGCGGCCACGCCGGGGCAATATCGCGGCTGA
- a CDS encoding LysE family translocator: protein MSLIMSMAAFALATSITPGPVNVVALGSGARFGFAASQKHVAGAALGFTLLLVLIGLGLHELLVRWPILTQGIQWGGVAFLLYMAYKLAMDDGRLDAQDAAVAPSMLYGAVMQWLNPKAWLACVAGMGLFAADGEAARVWQLAAVYLVICYLSVACWAYVGTFFRRYLSNARGMRLFNRAMALLLVISVVYLLLA, encoded by the coding sequence ATGAGTTTGATCATGTCCATGGCCGCCTTCGCCTTGGCGACGTCCATCACCCCCGGCCCGGTCAATGTGGTCGCCCTTGGCTCGGGCGCGCGCTTTGGTTTTGCCGCCAGCCAGAAACACGTGGCCGGCGCGGCCTTGGGCTTCACCTTGCTGCTGGTGTTGATTGGCCTGGGCCTGCACGAACTGCTGGTGCGCTGGCCGATCCTGACCCAGGGCATCCAGTGGGGCGGGGTGGCCTTTCTGCTGTACATGGCCTACAAGCTGGCGATGGACGACGGCCGGCTGGATGCGCAAGACGCGGCTGTTGCGCCGTCGATGCTCTATGGCGCGGTCATGCAATGGCTCAACCCCAAGGCCTGGCTGGCGTGCGTGGCGGGCATGGGCCTGTTTGCGGCCGATGGCGAGGCCGCGCGGGTCTGGCAACTGGCGGCGGTGTACCTGGTGATTTGCTATCTATCAGTGGCGTGCTGGGCGTATGTCGGCACGTTCTTTCGTCGTTACCTGAGCAATGCCCGGGGCATGCGCCTGTTCAATCGGGCCATGGCGCTGTTGCTGGTGATCAGCGTGGTGTACCTGTTGCTGGCGTGA
- a CDS encoding NUDIX domain-containing protein: MDNSPVRITAEELLSDNWYLLKKYSFDLRRRDGSWQAQTREVYDRGNGATILLYNTLQRTVLLIRQFRMPTFVNGHDGYLIETAAGLLDNASPEERIRLEVEEETGYRVGHVEKIYSAFMSPGSVTERIHFFIGEYQPGDRVGEGGGLEHEGEDIQVLELGFDEAIAMVGRGEIVDGKTIMLLQYLELRLLKAALTRA; this comes from the coding sequence ATGGACAACAGCCCCGTACGCATCACCGCCGAAGAGTTGCTCTCGGACAACTGGTACCTGCTGAAAAAATACAGCTTCGACCTGCGTCGCCGGGACGGCAGCTGGCAAGCCCAGACCCGCGAGGTGTACGACCGTGGCAACGGTGCAACCATCCTGCTGTACAACACCTTGCAGCGCACAGTGTTGCTGATTCGCCAGTTCCGCATGCCGACCTTCGTCAATGGTCATGACGGCTACCTGATCGAAACCGCCGCTGGCTTGCTGGACAACGCCAGCCCCGAGGAACGTATTCGCCTGGAAGTCGAGGAAGAAACCGGCTACCGCGTCGGCCACGTGGAGAAAATCTACTCGGCCTTCATGAGCCCGGGCTCGGTGACCGAGCGCATTCATTTCTTTATCGGTGAGTACCAACCTGGCGACCGCGTGGGCGAGGGCGGCGGGCTGGAGCACGAAGGCGAAGATATTCAGGTGCTGGAGTTGGGATTCGACGAGGCCATCGCCATGGTTGGCCGCGGCGAAATTGTCGATGGCAAGACCATCATGCTCCTGCAATACCTGGAGCTGCGGCTGCTCAAGGCGGCGCTGACCCGCGCGTAG
- a CDS encoding GGDEF domain-containing protein, translated as MMLHIPTLLIVAVFVFCLMGLLTVHAWHRVREPTLGYLGVMLLLASLGTALMVVRGVGVDFVALVIGNVVLLMSAAMNWTAMRLFVQGKPHLPGILAGPALWLVMCLVPQFYGSMSSRVTLYSLIAASYGVLSALELWRHRQHLEVAYLPAVVLMLLHTTFYCVRGVLDPGMPYKDPNALMNDGVQLFSFMLFESMLYAIGIAYVTLAMVKERAELNFKAAAFTDVLTGIGNRRAFMLHGEQLLADSMQRGQPVTLLLCDLDYFKRLNDSFGHPMGDQALIAFSQLTASILRKHDLFARIGGEEFACLLANTDERGAVQVAERIRQRFAELDLLAPGFLSVSIGVVTTTPACHDLSRLLSQADQALYRAKDQGRNRVQTACNTLQAIAP; from the coding sequence ATGATGCTGCACATACCGACGCTCCTGATAGTTGCCGTCTTCGTTTTTTGCCTGATGGGCTTGCTCACCGTGCATGCCTGGCATCGCGTACGTGAGCCCACCCTGGGCTATCTTGGCGTGATGCTGTTGCTGGCCTCCCTCGGCACGGCGTTGATGGTCGTGCGCGGGGTGGGCGTGGACTTCGTCGCGCTGGTGATAGGCAATGTGGTGCTCCTGATGAGCGCGGCAATGAACTGGACCGCCATGCGCCTGTTTGTCCAGGGCAAGCCACACCTGCCGGGCATCCTTGCGGGGCCGGCGCTGTGGCTGGTGATGTGCCTGGTCCCGCAGTTCTATGGCTCGATGTCCAGCCGGGTGACCCTGTATTCCCTGATAGCCGCGAGCTACGGCGTGCTGTCGGCCCTGGAGTTGTGGCGCCACCGTCAACACCTGGAAGTGGCCTATCTGCCAGCCGTGGTGCTGATGCTGTTGCATACGACCTTTTACTGCGTGCGCGGCGTGCTCGATCCCGGCATGCCGTACAAGGACCCGAACGCATTGATGAACGACGGCGTACAGCTTTTTTCGTTCATGCTGTTCGAATCCATGCTGTATGCCATCGGCATCGCCTACGTCACCCTGGCGATGGTCAAGGAGCGCGCCGAACTCAACTTCAAGGCGGCCGCCTTCACCGACGTGCTGACCGGTATCGGCAACCGCCGGGCGTTCATGCTCCATGGCGAACAACTGCTGGCCGACAGCATGCAGCGCGGGCAGCCGGTGACATTGCTGTTGTGTGACCTCGACTACTTCAAGCGCCTGAACGACAGTTTTGGCCATCCCATGGGCGACCAGGCGTTAATCGCCTTCAGCCAACTGACCGCGTCGATCTTGCGCAAGCACGATCTGTTTGCGCGTATTGGTGGCGAAGAGTTTGCCTGCCTGCTGGCCAATACCGATGAACGAGGCGCCGTGCAAGTGGCGGAACGCATTCGCCAGCGGTTCGCCGAGCTGGACCTGCTGGCACCGGGGTTCCTCAGTGTGAGCATCGGGGTGGTGACCACCACGCCGGCCTGCCACGATCTGTCGCGCCTGCTGTCCCAGGCCGACCAGGCGCTGTATCGCGCCAAGGATCAGGGGCGCAATCGCGTGCAGACCGCCTGTAACACTTTGCAAGCAATCGCCCCCTGA